One region of Syntrophobacter fumaroxidans MPOB genomic DNA includes:
- a CDS encoding phage tail protein, which yields MRSGNMPKSLYQNWQFAIEVNGFDVALFHKGQEPKTEFEEVAFAPAGSMFDQKVAGRVKFEDITLEKGNLQDGSDEAAREWIKKQVDVNAVTGGLPADYMRDIDVVRYDRTGNETRRWTLHGAWVKALEYDELEGGNTENTIEKLTICFQYWT from the coding sequence ATGAGAAGCGGAAATATGCCCAAGAGCCTTTACCAGAACTGGCAGTTCGCCATCGAGGTAAACGGCTTCGACGTGGCCCTGTTCCACAAGGGACAGGAGCCCAAAACCGAATTCGAGGAAGTGGCCTTTGCCCCGGCCGGTTCGATGTTCGACCAGAAGGTGGCGGGACGGGTCAAGTTCGAGGACATCACCCTCGAGAAAGGCAACCTGCAGGACGGCTCCGACGAGGCGGCCCGCGAATGGATCAAGAAACAGGTGGACGTGAACGCCGTCACCGGCGGCCTTCCGGCCGACTACATGCGCGACATCGACGTTGTCCGCTACGACCGCACCGGCAATGAGACCCGCCGCTGGACCCTGCACGGGGCCTGGGTGAAGGCGCTCGAATACGACGAGCTCGAAGGCGGCAACACCGAGAACACCATCGAGAAGCTCACCATCTGCTTCCAATACTGGACCTAA
- a CDS encoding DUF7768 domain-containing protein, translating to MKRIFVCSPFAGDIARNVKVAEALCRRVMRNGHAPFAPHLLYPTFTDDSVPEQRETGIACGLAYMECCDEVWAFTGNGISSGMRLELDRAGQLGKPILEIAEV from the coding sequence ATGAAACGCATCTTTGTCTGCAGCCCGTTCGCGGGTGACATAGCCCGAAACGTCAAGGTAGCCGAGGCGCTTTGCCGACGGGTCATGAGAAACGGTCACGCGCCGTTCGCGCCGCACCTGTTGTATCCAACCTTTACCGATGACAGCGTTCCCGAGCAGCGGGAGACGGGCATCGCCTGCGGCCTGGCCTACATGGAATGTTGCGACGAGGTGTGGGCGTTCACCGGCAACGGCATTTCCAGCGGCATGCGGCTGGAACTCGACCGGGCCGGACAACTGGGCAAGCCGATCCTCGAGATCGCCGAGGTGTAA
- a CDS encoding LysM peptidoglycan-binding domain-containing protein: protein MIGRDSRYARCLLYRDSDGTSLGMRQRIDNTPRHDDRLHTVVEGDLLDLLAHRYLGDARLWWIICDYNDLFFPLALEPGLALRIPSREHVQMRLLN from the coding sequence ATGATCGGCCGCGATTCCCGATACGCCCGCTGCCTTCTCTACCGGGACAGCGACGGCACCTCCCTCGGCATGCGCCAGCGCATCGACAATACCCCCAGACACGACGACCGCCTACACACTGTGGTCGAGGGCGACCTCCTGGATCTGCTCGCGCACCGCTATCTGGGTGACGCCAGGCTCTGGTGGATCATCTGCGACTACAACGACCTCTTTTTCCCGTTGGCGCTCGAGCCGGGTCTGGCGCTGCGCATTCCCTCCCGCGAACACGTCCAGATGCGCCTGCTCAACTGA
- a CDS encoding HK97-fold major capsid protein — MKTNQLKIHSQEYMETMARLMSEALESPEGMRALAAAIAAPIEQEIKRKEISSLLLTKHTLPKGERPVYQKKPTVKAHWISKDGDAQEQEVGKDEVEFPTNRIHSNPMVDVSVLKNGNIGTLMDIQTSAADAIRKEMDRRTISVLSSAIPATNTIEVTGDLLTEDALNEAISIIEDLELSVKYIVMRGRRFNDMRGWNLDPQTKLELRQKGVIKNYGTGGILLTASMPLDEIIIVPDEEVGKMPVRENLKTESIDQKTRFKTGWLVWSEIGQGITRPDIMAKVKLVP, encoded by the coding sequence ATGAAAACCAATCAGTTGAAGATCCATTCCCAGGAATACATGGAAACCATGGCGCGGCTCATGAGCGAGGCTCTCGAGTCGCCCGAAGGCATGCGGGCGCTTGCCGCCGCCATCGCCGCGCCTATCGAACAAGAGATCAAGCGCAAGGAGATCTCCTCGCTGCTGCTCACCAAGCACACGTTGCCCAAGGGCGAACGTCCGGTCTACCAGAAGAAACCGACCGTCAAGGCCCACTGGATCAGCAAGGACGGTGACGCCCAGGAGCAGGAGGTGGGCAAGGACGAGGTCGAGTTCCCCACCAACCGCATCCACTCCAACCCGATGGTGGACGTTTCCGTCCTCAAAAACGGCAACATCGGCACGCTGATGGACATTCAGACCAGCGCCGCCGACGCCATTCGCAAGGAGATGGACCGACGCACCATCTCGGTGCTCTCCTCGGCCATCCCGGCGACCAACACCATCGAGGTCACCGGCGACCTGCTCACCGAGGATGCACTGAACGAGGCCATCTCGATCATCGAGGACCTGGAGCTGTCGGTGAAGTACATCGTCATGCGCGGCCGCCGTTTCAACGACATGCGCGGCTGGAACCTCGATCCCCAGACCAAGCTCGAGCTGCGTCAGAAGGGTGTCATCAAGAACTACGGCACCGGCGGCATTCTGTTGACCGCCTCCATGCCGCTGGACGAGATCATCATCGTCCCGGATGAAGAGGTCGGAAAGATGCCGGTGCGCGAAAACCTGAAGACGGAGTCCATCGATCAGAAGACCCGCTTCAAGACCGGCTGGCTGGTGTGGTCCGAGATCGGTCAGGGCATTACTCGCCCCGACATCATGGCCAAGGTCAAACTGGTTCCGTAA
- a CDS encoding phage tail sheath C-terminal domain-containing protein codes for MPTYLSPGIYTRETDFSFYVKQISTSSAAMVGVAEKGPINKPVLVTSWEQFINRFGSYINESYLAYAARAFFDNGGSVLYVTRIAHLTDPTDRDTLTALKSSVVLQNREATPADTLRIEAVNEGVWGDRLSISIEDGSLDPANHFNLVVRHKGDVVEVFKDLSMDETLPNHVELAINDRSDFILVQDLAAATGTPGDRPALDVFTLSGGDNGLTDLADADFIGDPSQHTGLYGFDEIDALNLLMVPGVTTVPVINAGIAYAEGRKDLLFIADTPMHLEPLEAVDFRKGQGMYSHAAFNSSYAALYYPWLEISDPVNSRKKLVPPCGAVAGCIARSDQKTNVWNAPAGIDRGRIFNTLSLAYKTSRGERDVLYPEGINVIAVFPDTGINIWGQKTLQSQPSAVDRINVRRLMMYMEEAISESSRFVVFEPNHPQTWRALGRLINPFLQDIKDKGGLYDFAFQCDEETNTPAVIDRNEMVARVFVKPTKTAEFIELNFILTSTGADFKEII; via the coding sequence ATGCCGACCTATCTATCGCCCGGGATTTACACCCGGGAAACGGACTTCAGTTTCTATGTGAAGCAGATCTCGACCTCGTCGGCCGCCATGGTCGGGGTGGCCGAGAAAGGCCCGATCAACAAGCCCGTACTGGTAACGAGCTGGGAGCAGTTCATCAACCGTTTCGGCTCCTATATCAACGAGAGCTATCTGGCCTACGCCGCACGGGCGTTTTTCGACAACGGCGGATCGGTCCTCTACGTCACCCGCATCGCCCATCTCACCGACCCCACCGACCGGGACACACTGACGGCGCTCAAGTCATCCGTCGTCCTCCAGAACCGGGAGGCCACGCCCGCCGACACCCTGCGAATAGAAGCAGTGAACGAAGGCGTCTGGGGCGACCGGCTCTCCATCTCCATCGAGGACGGCTCTCTCGATCCGGCCAACCATTTCAACCTGGTGGTCCGGCACAAAGGCGATGTGGTCGAGGTGTTCAAGGATCTGAGCATGGACGAGACGCTGCCCAACCATGTGGAGCTGGCGATCAACGACCGCTCGGATTTCATCCTGGTCCAGGATCTGGCCGCAGCAACGGGAACGCCCGGCGACCGTCCAGCATTGGACGTGTTCACGCTCAGCGGCGGCGACAATGGTCTGACCGATCTGGCCGATGCGGACTTCATCGGCGATCCCTCGCAGCATACCGGCCTCTATGGCTTTGACGAGATCGACGCACTGAACCTGCTGATGGTCCCCGGCGTCACGACGGTGCCGGTGATCAACGCCGGAATCGCCTATGCCGAGGGGCGCAAGGATCTGCTGTTCATCGCCGACACGCCCATGCACCTGGAGCCGCTCGAAGCGGTAGATTTCCGCAAGGGACAAGGGATGTACAGCCATGCGGCCTTCAACTCCTCCTACGCGGCGCTCTACTACCCCTGGCTGGAGATCAGCGATCCGGTCAACTCGCGCAAGAAGCTGGTGCCGCCCTGCGGCGCGGTGGCGGGCTGCATCGCCCGCAGCGACCAGAAGACCAACGTCTGGAACGCGCCCGCCGGTATCGACCGTGGCCGCATCTTCAACACGCTCTCCCTGGCCTACAAGACCAGCCGTGGCGAGCGCGATGTGCTCTATCCGGAGGGGATCAACGTCATCGCCGTGTTCCCCGACACCGGCATCAACATCTGGGGCCAGAAAACGCTGCAGAGCCAGCCCTCGGCCGTGGACCGCATCAACGTCCGCCGCCTGATGATGTACATGGAGGAAGCTATCTCGGAATCCTCCCGCTTCGTGGTGTTCGAACCGAACCATCCCCAGACCTGGCGTGCCCTCGGCCGCCTGATCAATCCCTTCCTTCAGGACATCAAGGACAAGGGTGGCCTCTACGACTTCGCCTTCCAGTGCGACGAGGAGACCAACACCCCGGCGGTCATCGACCGCAACGAAATGGTGGCCCGCGTGTTCGTCAAGCCGACCAAGACGGCGGAGTTCATCGAGCTGAACTTCATCCTGACCAGCACCGGCGCGGACTTCAAAGAAATCATCTAA
- a CDS encoding DNA adenine methylase translates to MELFATDLERLAFLLEADAALTLDPDTLGSEAAEQSAPEELPPEKRPKYITNYIGSKQKLVDWIWKHTPEGTGTVLDAFSGSAVVAYMYKTKGLQVIANDRLRYCHHAAKAIIENNSVRLSEDEIEALLADNAKAGSFVQDNFKGIFFAKGVHALIDTIRANCDKLSGFKKDIALFGLGKTCMSGKGGFGHFSSSTDYGRRQDTPDEFKDRLRKNLQRINALVFDNDKENKAYRQDINDLLPKAKADLAYFDPPYATEFSTTNYERAYHFVEGLMTYWEGLEIKADTKVKYYETDHKTVTKANANEFFQTFLGNAKHIPHWLISYRDHAYPNEQEMKRIIGSFGKQSRMKSKDHHYAITSKHGEASNAKERLFVCAPGAKASAEREEKPVPMAAAANFHTSIPVDIRLGDSERLATEAMDVGSAGDPQFSFVLCRTGTNKNGDHFTAEELSGRHMTAVNKKVDLQHSQEFNDIVGGIVAADYLEDDNGGRVECVGELYVHDTPAARLAYKLMKRGIISQVSMECDYQEGECSVCHKRFQNKADYCTHLRKFKGRDFNGQPVFEILHGVTFTGLGLLDRKGADENARILQVASLQSQPDQSQPEGDSTMEDKTKPTDDPAVEAAKKKPAQQEGDPARVSDLEKENRQLKAQVAELQKRVQELEAEQKAAACRSRAKKLLTRLEKQGLSFASDEDREAELKRLAELSDEAFAATEAAYERLPKSAKADKDKEEKPADSDQGGKPAAKASTETPLRSDAGVRPHDVDDRKVSLEDRLRDGFMAAYRNRVGEDSPEHSQINA, encoded by the coding sequence ATGGAACTGTTCGCCACAGACCTGGAAAGGCTGGCGTTTCTACTGGAGGCCGATGCGGCGCTGACTCTCGATCCCGACACGCTCGGGTCCGAGGCCGCCGAACAGTCCGCTCCTGAAGAGCTTCCTCCCGAGAAGCGCCCCAAGTACATCACCAACTACATCGGCAGTAAGCAGAAGCTCGTCGACTGGATCTGGAAGCATACCCCGGAGGGCACTGGCACGGTGCTGGATGCCTTTTCGGGGTCTGCGGTCGTGGCCTACATGTACAAGACCAAGGGCCTCCAGGTCATCGCCAACGACCGGCTCCGCTACTGTCACCATGCCGCCAAGGCGATCATCGAGAACAACTCGGTTCGCCTGAGCGAGGACGAGATCGAGGCACTCCTGGCCGACAACGCCAAGGCGGGCAGCTTCGTACAGGACAACTTCAAGGGCATTTTTTTCGCCAAGGGCGTCCATGCGCTGATCGACACCATCCGCGCCAACTGCGACAAGCTCTCCGGCTTCAAGAAAGACATCGCCCTGTTCGGCCTCGGCAAGACCTGCATGAGCGGCAAGGGTGGCTTCGGCCACTTCTCGTCGTCCACCGATTATGGCCGCCGCCAAGACACCCCCGACGAGTTCAAGGATCGCCTGCGCAAGAACCTGCAGCGTATCAACGCCCTGGTTTTCGACAACGACAAGGAGAACAAGGCATACCGGCAGGACATCAACGACCTGCTGCCGAAAGCCAAGGCGGATCTGGCCTACTTCGATCCGCCCTACGCCACCGAGTTTTCGACCACCAACTACGAGCGAGCCTACCACTTCGTGGAGGGGCTCATGACCTATTGGGAAGGGCTCGAAATCAAGGCCGACACCAAGGTCAAGTATTACGAGACCGACCACAAGACCGTCACCAAGGCCAACGCCAACGAGTTCTTCCAGACCTTTCTCGGCAACGCCAAGCACATCCCGCACTGGCTGATTTCCTACCGCGATCACGCCTATCCAAACGAGCAGGAGATGAAGCGGATCATCGGCTCCTTCGGCAAGCAGAGCCGGATGAAGTCCAAGGATCACCACTACGCCATCACCTCCAAGCACGGCGAGGCATCCAACGCCAAGGAGCGTCTGTTCGTCTGCGCTCCCGGGGCCAAGGCCAGCGCCGAGCGGGAGGAAAAACCCGTTCCGATGGCCGCCGCCGCGAACTTCCACACCAGCATCCCCGTGGATATCCGGCTGGGCGACAGTGAACGCCTCGCGACCGAGGCCATGGATGTCGGCTCGGCGGGCGACCCCCAGTTCAGCTTCGTGCTCTGCCGCACCGGGACCAACAAGAACGGCGACCACTTCACCGCCGAGGAGTTGTCCGGTCGGCACATGACGGCCGTGAACAAGAAGGTCGATCTGCAGCATTCGCAGGAGTTCAACGACATCGTGGGCGGCATCGTCGCCGCCGACTACCTGGAGGACGACAACGGCGGCCGCGTGGAATGCGTCGGCGAGCTGTACGTCCACGACACCCCGGCCGCCCGGCTGGCCTACAAGCTGATGAAGCGCGGGATCATCTCCCAGGTCTCCATGGAGTGCGACTACCAGGAGGGCGAATGCTCGGTCTGCCACAAGCGCTTCCAGAACAAGGCCGACTACTGCACACACCTGCGCAAATTCAAGGGCCGTGATTTCAACGGCCAACCCGTTTTCGAGATTCTGCACGGCGTCACTTTCACCGGACTGGGACTGCTCGACCGCAAAGGCGCGGACGAGAACGCCAGGATTCTGCAGGTGGCGTCCCTTCAGAGCCAGCCCGACCAATCCCAACCCGAAGGAGATTCCACGATGGAAGACAAAACCAAACCTACCGATGACCCGGCCGTCGAAGCGGCCAAGAAGAAACCGGCCCAGCAGGAAGGCGATCCTGCCCGCGTTTCCGACCTGGAAAAGGAAAACCGGCAGCTCAAGGCCCAGGTGGCCGAGCTGCAGAAACGCGTCCAGGAACTGGAAGCCGAACAAAAGGCGGCCGCTTGCCGCTCACGCGCCAAGAAACTGCTCACCCGGCTGGAGAAGCAGGGTCTCTCCTTTGCGTCCGATGAGGACCGGGAAGCCGAGCTGAAACGCCTGGCCGAACTGTCCGACGAAGCCTTCGCCGCCACCGAGGCCGCTTACGAGCGCCTGCCCAAATCGGCCAAGGCGGACAAGGACAAGGAAGAGAAACCCGCTGACAGCGACCAGGGCGGCAAGCCCGCCGCCAAGGCATCGACGGAAACCCCGCTGCGCAGCGACGCCGGTGTCAGGCCCCACGATGTGGACGACCGCAAGGTGTCGCTCGAGGACCGTCTGCGCGACGGGTTCATGGCCGCTTACCGCAACCGTGTCGGCGAGGACTCTCCCGAACACTCGCAAATCAACGCATAA
- a CDS encoding phage late control D family protein encodes MDLDTFKPTFLIQIEGQDLSKDITQEITSFVFTDNEEELDVLELSVTDRNLQFVDDPLFQEGNEIVARFGYVGNLSPRKKAVIKDIDYDFPENGDPTIRIKAYDKGFKLAGKENQKVWQKPAPGILYSEIAEQVAAANGFTPVVTATKGTHLRVTQSNISDAQFLKELAEKARDRDGEGVSGYVFYIQDDELHFHPRELDQTPLLTLEYFTDTKGLLRSFRPSTQSQGAKGAGVETKTVGVDPRKKDVVEHKANNATTAERTALGKQTYLVDGNTGEGSFKEQETGQIVPSFDRAEGFHEEPRQEPAQDSAEGKFREAELRQVEADAATIGIPQLRAKKNIEIKGVGRKFSGIYYCHSVRHSISGAGYLCELKLKKNALGKGAGDKSAESQGKPNDKEAPPTPQNEPPAMVTIDADSGAVTQGGGNG; translated from the coding sequence ATGGATCTGGATACCTTCAAACCGACATTTCTGATTCAGATCGAGGGGCAAGACCTCTCGAAGGACATCACCCAGGAGATCACCTCGTTCGTCTTCACCGACAACGAGGAAGAGCTGGATGTTCTCGAGCTGTCGGTGACCGACCGCAACCTGCAGTTCGTCGACGATCCGCTGTTCCAGGAAGGCAACGAGATCGTGGCCCGCTTCGGCTACGTGGGAAACCTCTCCCCGCGCAAGAAGGCGGTCATCAAGGACATCGATTACGATTTTCCGGAAAACGGTGATCCGACCATCCGCATCAAGGCCTACGACAAGGGCTTCAAACTGGCGGGCAAGGAAAACCAGAAGGTCTGGCAGAAACCCGCTCCCGGCATCCTCTATTCGGAAATCGCCGAACAAGTCGCCGCAGCCAACGGCTTCACGCCGGTGGTCACGGCCACCAAGGGGACCCATCTCCGCGTCACCCAGAGCAACATCTCGGACGCCCAGTTCCTCAAGGAGCTGGCGGAAAAGGCCCGTGACCGCGATGGCGAGGGCGTGAGCGGCTATGTCTTCTACATCCAGGACGACGAACTCCATTTCCATCCCCGCGAGCTCGACCAGACGCCGCTTCTGACCCTCGAATATTTCACCGACACCAAGGGCCTGTTGCGCTCGTTCCGCCCCAGCACCCAATCCCAGGGAGCTAAGGGCGCGGGTGTCGAGACCAAGACGGTCGGCGTCGACCCGCGCAAGAAGGACGTGGTCGAGCACAAGGCCAACAACGCCACCACGGCCGAGCGGACCGCCCTGGGCAAGCAGACCTATCTGGTCGACGGCAACACCGGCGAAGGCAGCTTCAAGGAACAGGAGACGGGGCAGATCGTGCCCAGCTTCGACCGTGCCGAAGGCTTTCACGAAGAGCCGCGCCAGGAGCCTGCCCAGGACAGCGCCGAGGGCAAGTTCCGCGAGGCCGAGCTGCGCCAGGTCGAGGCGGACGCCGCCACCATCGGCATTCCCCAGCTACGCGCCAAGAAGAACATCGAGATCAAGGGCGTGGGCCGGAAGTTTTCCGGCATCTACTACTGCCACTCGGTGCGCCACAGCATCAGCGGCGCAGGCTATCTCTGCGAACTCAAACTCAAGAAGAACGCCCTCGGCAAGGGCGCGGGCGACAAGTCCGCCGAGTCCCAGGGCAAACCCAACGACAAGGAGGCCCCGCCCACGCCGCAAAACGAGCCGCCAGCCATGGTGACCATCGACGCGGACTCCGGCGCGGTCACACAAGGAGGCGGCAATGGGTGA
- a CDS encoding phage tail tape measure protein, translated as MNGDLGLGIVVSMKDAFSQNAQRIRGSMMDLDSTVADASERMTRNLERIQQGTMMLGAGLALMAVPAALVASTAATQKALGELASLGVQDLRAIEDAAESFTNQWSGADKAAFITATYDVKSALSNLSDEAVGVFTSMAAMTAKATKATTQEMVGTFTTAYGIFKPIMADMNDMEWATAFSGAMAQTVASFKTNGTQMADAIKNIGAVAAASNIPLNEQLAVLGQLQTTMPGSEAGTLYKAFIMKAAEAGDELGLSFTDTSGRLKGVVPILQEIKRQFPDLSNAAAQVKLKKAFGSDEAVKFLLQMSAGMESLEGNIQSVGRAMKTGTAVTEQMADAMNQDIGARFLLLRQQMANLSEILGRTLLPVVTPVINGVSRVILFLQRMAKSMPGVTRVVLGLSMALGTILVVAGAVTAAVGMVGLMLPAIKAGFVAISAALAGVGSAVATYFLPVTAIIAGVILSVYLLKRAWETNFGGIQKIITGAWNKVSLVFRGIRELVGSLSGGVGQMSAELAQKLQSAGLLGFVVTVFKAYYRVREAMAGLWGAFSHAFGRIRAILEPTVRTLMSAYATLASAVFSVVEIFGVAASATDGSSWRTFGTVIGTVAGVLLQGLAFALKIVAWNLSLIVRALAVVVRSVVWVGKVIVGSLVGATKFIYKFLLPVRMIGEAFVAAGKIVYAVWQVLTGDISLLDGLKAIGGAVYDFLATPFRWARDVVVGVWNFISGIFTSIGRLVADAAGQIGQAILNLPIISTLRDMFATVRSFFAGDTTFFEAGKKLLITLGEGIWSAVTYPFTMLKNALGKLRNLLPFSDAREGPLASLTASGSALLKTLADGMSLTQTLPAKVFGFAARGILSAAAGAWQQIKTAGGNLMDAASAPFRMAGKLWDGLTSGAQTVAAKAGAIFGGLKQSLFGNTPELALTPPQVNAWDALATGAVNLRDRIVATLSAVPGAVGRIFASAGTEGQSLWQRLSSGASAGIQALKDRSTGIANGLLSSARAMLGVQTPIPQVAEQKQPLGATPPAESIGQRIIESVLSLVPRLDERLVPKALSAMLMLQPVMATAAPPPQPINGTVQTVAAAVEPVSKSYIQPFAVEPAMEVGSASPAPAGIERPITAAPTPIAKPLQSGLAETVPSERLIAPARTAPAIPLRGEDAGPGLRELLESLLSRLDGLADRPVELSVTTNIDGRKVAEAVYKDLRERKIRNYETL; from the coding sequence ATGAACGGCGATCTCGGACTGGGCATAGTGGTATCGATGAAGGATGCGTTCTCGCAGAACGCGCAGCGCATCCGTGGTTCCATGATGGACCTCGATTCCACCGTGGCGGATGCCAGCGAGCGGATGACCCGCAACCTGGAACGCATCCAGCAAGGGACCATGATGCTGGGGGCGGGACTGGCCCTGATGGCAGTACCCGCCGCCCTGGTCGCCTCCACCGCCGCGACCCAGAAGGCCCTGGGAGAGCTGGCGTCCCTCGGCGTGCAGGACCTCCGGGCCATCGAGGACGCCGCAGAATCCTTCACCAACCAGTGGTCCGGTGCCGACAAGGCAGCGTTCATCACCGCCACCTACGACGTGAAATCGGCCCTGTCCAACCTCAGCGACGAGGCGGTGGGCGTCTTCACCTCCATGGCCGCCATGACGGCCAAGGCGACCAAGGCCACCACCCAGGAGATGGTCGGCACCTTCACCACGGCCTACGGGATCTTCAAGCCCATCATGGCCGACATGAACGACATGGAATGGGCGACCGCCTTTTCCGGAGCCATGGCGCAGACCGTGGCCTCGTTCAAGACCAACGGCACCCAGATGGCCGACGCCATCAAGAACATCGGCGCGGTGGCGGCCGCGAGCAATATTCCGCTGAACGAGCAGCTCGCCGTGCTCGGTCAGCTCCAGACCACCATGCCCGGCTCAGAGGCTGGCACGCTGTACAAGGCGTTCATCATGAAGGCGGCCGAGGCCGGTGACGAGCTTGGCCTGTCCTTCACCGACACCAGCGGCCGTCTCAAGGGCGTGGTTCCCATTCTGCAGGAGATCAAGCGCCAGTTCCCCGATCTCTCCAACGCCGCCGCCCAGGTGAAGCTGAAGAAGGCCTTCGGCTCCGACGAGGCGGTCAAGTTCCTGCTGCAGATGTCGGCGGGCATGGAGAGCCTCGAAGGCAATATCCAGTCGGTGGGCCGAGCCATGAAGACCGGCACGGCGGTCACCGAACAGATGGCCGACGCCATGAACCAGGACATCGGAGCCCGGTTCCTGCTCCTGCGCCAGCAGATGGCCAACCTCAGCGAAATCCTGGGTCGCACCTTGTTGCCGGTGGTCACGCCGGTGATCAACGGCGTCTCCCGCGTCATTCTGTTCCTGCAACGCATGGCCAAATCGATGCCGGGCGTGACCCGGGTGGTCCTTGGACTATCCATGGCCCTCGGCACCATTCTGGTCGTGGCCGGAGCCGTCACCGCAGCCGTGGGCATGGTGGGACTCATGCTTCCAGCCATCAAGGCCGGGTTCGTGGCCATCAGCGCCGCGCTCGCCGGGGTGGGTTCGGCGGTTGCGACCTATTTTTTGCCCGTCACCGCGATCATCGCGGGCGTGATCTTGTCGGTATATCTGCTCAAACGCGCCTGGGAAACCAACTTCGGCGGCATTCAGAAGATCATCACCGGGGCCTGGAACAAGGTCTCGCTGGTCTTCCGGGGGATCAGGGAGCTGGTGGGTTCGCTCAGCGGCGGCGTCGGGCAGATGTCGGCCGAACTGGCCCAGAAGCTCCAATCCGCCGGACTGCTGGGCTTCGTGGTCACCGTCTTCAAGGCCTATTACCGCGTTCGCGAAGCCATGGCTGGATTGTGGGGCGCTTTTTCCCATGCCTTTGGCCGCATCCGCGCCATCCTCGAACCGACCGTCCGCACCCTGATGAGCGCTTACGCGACATTGGCCAGCGCGGTCTTTTCAGTGGTGGAGATCTTTGGCGTGGCCGCCAGCGCCACCGATGGGTCGTCCTGGCGCACCTTCGGCACGGTTATCGGCACCGTCGCCGGTGTGCTTCTGCAGGGGCTGGCATTCGCGCTGAAGATCGTGGCCTGGAACCTGTCGCTCATCGTTCGAGCCCTGGCGGTGGTGGTGCGCAGCGTGGTCTGGGTCGGCAAGGTCATCGTCGGGTCCCTGGTCGGAGCGACCAAGTTCATCTACAAGTTCCTGCTGCCCGTGCGCATGATCGGCGAGGCCTTCGTGGCCGCCGGGAAGATCGTCTATGCGGTCTGGCAAGTGCTGACCGGCGACATTTCCCTGCTGGACGGTCTCAAGGCCATCGGCGGCGCGGTCTACGATTTTCTCGCCACCCCGTTCCGCTGGGCGCGGGATGTGGTGGTCGGTGTCTGGAATTTCATTTCCGGCATCTTCACCTCCATCGGCCGCCTGGTGGCTGACGCCGCCGGACAGATCGGCCAGGCGATTCTGAATCTGCCGATCATCAGCACCCTGCGGGATATGTTTGCCACCGTGCGCTCCTTCTTCGCCGGGGATACCACCTTCTTCGAGGCGGGCAAGAAGCTACTGATCACCCTGGGAGAAGGGATCTGGTCGGCGGTGACCTATCCATTCACCATGCTCAAGAACGCCCTCGGCAAGCTGCGCAATCTGCTGCCGTTCTCCGATGCCCGCGAGGGACCACTCGCCAGCCTGACCGCCTCCGGTTCCGCGCTGCTCAAGACCCTCGCCGACGGCATGAGCCTTACCCAGACACTGCCCGCGAAAGTGTTCGGTTTCGCCGCTCGCGGGATTCTCTCGGCCGCTGCGGGAGCCTGGCAGCAGATCAAAACGGCAGGCGGCAACCTCATGGACGCCGCCTCGGCTCCCTTCCGGATGGCCGGAAAACTCTGGGATGGGTTGACCTCCGGCGCTCAAACCGTCGCGGCCAAGGCCGGTGCCATCTTCGGCGGTCTCAAACAATCCCTGTTTGGCAACACGCCCGAACTGGCGCTCACGCCGCCCCAGGTCAATGCCTGGGACGCGCTGGCCACAGGAGCCGTCAATCTCCGCGACCGGATCGTTGCCACGCTGTCTGCCGTCCCCGGGGCTGTCGGCCGAATCTTTGCCAGTGCCGGTACCGAGGGGCAATCCCTCTGGCAAAGGCTTTCCAGCGGCGCGAGCGCGGGCATCCAGGCACTCAAGGATCGAAGCACCGGGATCGCCAACGGTTTGCTCTCCTCCGCTCGCGCCATGCTGGGAGTCCAGACCCCGATTCCGCAGGTGGCCGAGCAGAAACAACCGCTCGGAGCTACGCCGCCCGCCGAATCGATTGGGCAACGCATCATCGAAAGCGTGCTCAGTCTCGTGCCGCGTCTGGACGAGCGCCTGGTGCCCAAGGCTCTGAGCGCCATGCTGATGCTCCAGCCGGTCATGGCCACGGCCGCGCCGCCTCCGCAACCGATAAACGGCACAGTGCAGACCGTTGCGGCGGCCGTCGAGCCGGTAAGTAAGAGCTATATCCAGCCGTTCGCGGTGGAACCGGCAATGGAAGTCGGAAGTGCCTCTCCGGCTCCGGCCGGGATCGAGCGGCCCATAACGGCCGCTCCGACTCCGATAGCGAAGCCCCTGCAATCCGGACTCGCCGAGACGGTGCCTTCCGAACGGTTGATTGCTCCGGCCCGCACCGCTCCCGCGATACCCCTGCGCGGAGAGGACGCCGGTCCGGGTCTGCGCGAGCTGCTGGAATCGCTGCTCTCGCGCCTCGATGGCCTGGCCGACCGCCCGGTGGAACTGAGCGTGACCACCAACATCGATGGCCGGAAGGTGGCCGAGGCAGTCTACAAGGACCTTCGCGAGCGGAAGATCAGAAATTACGAAACACTTTGA